A single region of the Branchiostoma lanceolatum isolate klBraLanc5 chromosome 1, klBraLanc5.hap2, whole genome shotgun sequence genome encodes:
- the LOC136424797 gene encoding zinc finger protein 782-like — protein MAEAGDGSPTAFHQSCDGSPTGVLGDKHQSNVEDHPTKSKASLDKKPSENSVEKPFMCGKYGYRTANKSHLSRHMRTHTGEKPYKCDQCDYSAALKYHLDRHLARHTGDKPFMCGECGYRSADKGSLSRHMRTHTGEKPFKCDQCDYFAAQKILLDRHLAKHTDEKPFMCDECGYRTVNKSHKARHIRTHTGEKPYKCDQCDYSAAEKSTLDRHLAKHSGEKPYMCGECGYRTAQKLQLSKHMRTHTGEKPYKCDQCDYSAVQKCNLDRHLAKHTGEKPFMCRECGYRATQKCHLSKHMRCHTGVKP, from the coding sequence ATGGCAGAGGCAGgtgatgggtctcctactgctTTTCACCAGAGCtgtgatgggtctcctactggaGTTTTAGGGGACAAACATCAGAGCAATGTAGAAGACCATCCTACGAAAAGCAAAGCCAGTTTGGACAAAAAGCCATCAGAAAATTCGGTCGAGAAACCCTTTATGTGTGGGAAGtacgggtacaggacagctaacaAGAGTcacttatccagacatatgagaacccatactggtgaaaaaccctacaagtgtgaccagtgtgactattctgctgcactgaaaTATCATTTGGATCGACATCTAGCAAGACACACCGGTGACAAACCCTTtatgtgtggcgagtgcggaTACAGGTCAGCTGACAAGGGtagcctatccagacatatgagaacccatacaggtgaaaaacccttcaagtgtgaccagtgtgattattttGCTGCACAGAAAATCCTtttggaccgacatctagccaagcacaccgatGAAAAACCCTTTATGTGTgacgagtgcgggtacaggacagttaACAAGAGTCACAAAGCCAGACATAttagaacccatacaggtgaaaaaccgtataagtgtgaccagtgtgactactctgctgCAGAGAAATCCACATTGGAtagacatctagccaaacacagtggtgagaaaccctacatgtgtggggagtgcgggtacaggacagctcaaaagCTCCAGTTATctaaacatatgagaacccatactggagaaaaaccctacaagtgtgaccagtgtgattactCCGCTGTGCAGAAATGCAatttggaccgacatctagccaaacacactggagaaaaacccttcatgtgtagggagtgtgggtacagagcaACTCAAAAGTGTCacttatcaaaacatatgagatGTCATACTGGCGTAAAACCCTaa
- the LOC136424891 gene encoding zinc finger protein 782-like yields the protein MSSNLIEEASFRERPGGQAVSQMEEAAEDLHEQTEEKQACPETDHGGTRKQRRKTHSGERLHRFRECEFSTSRMSALKRHVRTSHAAGKSKQTKKDRLGKDHLVNDVGATNGGERPFQCAVCDYSAAQKSTLKYHIMAKHSNYRPYKCPQCNHYAVTKEHLKVHMRSHTGEKPYRCETCAYSTAQKSSLKSHMATHTWEKPHQCGICGYSAAQMSHLKQHMATHTGEKPYKCGVCDYSAIRKSALKYHTATHTGEKAYKCELCDYSAAQMFNLKRHIATHTGEKPYKCEVCDYSAAQMSTLKKHIATHTGEKAYKCELCDYSATQMFNLKRHMATHTREKPYRCDVCGYSAIQKSDLKRHMATHTGEKPYKCEVCSYSTGDKSNLRRHMKKHADKNLC from the exons ATGTCGTCCAACCTGATAGAGGAGGCGTCGTTCCGAGAGCGTCCTGGCGGCCAGGCTGTGTCTCAG ATGGAAGAAGCAGCAGAAGATTTGCATGAACAGACAGAAGAGAAACAGGCTTGTCCAGAAACAGACCACGGAGGGACAAGGAAACAGCGCCGCAAGACTCACAGCGGGGAGAGACTACATCGATTTCGGGAATGCGAGTTCTCTACATCCAGGATGTCCGCCCTGAAACGGCACGTTAGGACGTCGCACGCCGCGggtaaaagtaaacaaacgaaGAAAGATCGCCTCGGCAAAGATCACCTTGTAAATGATGTCGGGGCAACAAACGGTGGTGAGAGACCGTTTCAGTGCGCTGTCTgcgactattccgctgcacaaAAGTCTACCCTGAAATATCACATCATGGCAAAACACAGTAACTACCGGCCGTACAAATGCCCCCAGTGCAACCACTATGCAGTCACCAAGGAACATTTGAAGGTCCATATGAGgtcacacactggtgagaagccataCCGCTGTGAGACATGCGCTTACTCCACAGCCCAGAAGAGCAGTTTGAAGAGTCACATGGCTACACACACTTGGGAGAAACCTCACCAATGCGGCATTTGTggctattctgcagcacaaatGTCTCACTTAAAGCAgcacatggctacccacactggtgagaaaccatacaagtgtggagtttgtgattattctgcaatACGAAAGTCCGCTTTGAAATATCACAcggctacccacactggtgagaaagcATACAAGTGTGAAttatgtgactattctgcagcacaaatGTTTAACTTAAAGCGCcacatcgctacccacactggggagaaaccttacaagtgcgaggtttgtgattattctgcagcacaaatGTCCACTTTGAAGAAGCACATagctacccacactggggagaaagcATACAAGTGTGAAttatgtgactattctgcaacaCAAATGTTTAACTTAAAGCGCCACATGGCTACACACACtagggagaaaccttacaggtgtgatgttTGTGGTTATTCTGCAATTCAAAAGTCCGATTTGAAGCgtcacatggctacccacactggtgagaaaccttacaagtgcgAGGTTTGTAGTTATTCTACGGGTGACAAGTCTAATTTGAGGAGGCACATGAAGAAACACGCCGATAAAAATCTATGTTAA
- the LOC136424925 gene encoding zinc finger protein 84-like, protein MNSIDVFHLFKLFSIIILDMAETGNGSPTAVPQSSCDGSPTGVSSGRDTSNVEYQPTGTKTSLDNQPETHTNEKPYMCGECGYRTISKSKLSIHMRTHTGERPYKCDQCDYSAAQKGDLNRHLAKHSSEKPYMCGECGYRTISKNLSRHMRTHTGEKPHKCDQCDYSTAQKGDLNRHLAKHSGEKPYMCGECGFRTAHKHVLSRHMRTHTGEKPYKCDQCDYSAAQKGDLNRHLAKPYMCGECGYRATRKSHLSEHMRTHTGEKPYKCDQCDYSAAQKCNLDSHLAKHTGEKPFMCGECGYRTVNKSHMSRHMRTHTGEKPYKCDQCDYSAAEKSTLDNHLAKHTGEKPYICGECKYRTTKKSHLSQHMKTHTGEKPYKCDQCDYSAAKKSTLNSHLDKHTGENPFMCGECGYRATQRSHLSEHMRTHTGVKPYKCDQCDYSAAQKSNLDRHLAKHAGGNPTCVRSVGTEQLTSFSYPDI, encoded by the coding sequence ATGAATTCGATTGATGTGTTTCATCTTTTCaaattgttttctattattATCTTAGACATGGCAGAGACAGGTAATGGGTCCCCCACTGCTGTTCCCCAGAGCTCCtgtgatgggtctcctactggGGTTTCATCGGGCAGAGATACAAGCAATGTTGAATACCAGCCGACAGGAACCAAAACCAGTTTGGACAACCAGCCAGAAACACATACtaatgagaaaccctacatgtgcggggagtgtgggtacaggactatCAGCAAGTCCAAGTTGTccatacatatgagaacccatacaggtgaaagaccctacaagtgtgaccagtgtgattattctgctgctcaGAAAGGTGATTTAAaccgacatctagcaaaacactccagtgagaaaccctatatgtgtggggagtgtgggtacagaactaTCAGCAAGAActtgtccagacatatgagaacccatacaggtgaaaaaccccacaagtgtgaccagtgtgattattctacTGCTCAGAAAGGTGATTTAAaccgacatctagcaaaacactctggtgaaaaaccctacatgtgtggggagtgtgggttcaggacagctcacaagcatGTTCTATcaagacatatgagaactcatacaggtgaaaaaccgtacaagtgtgaccagtgtgactattctgctgctcaGAAAGGTGATTTAAaccgacatctagcaaaaccctacatgtgtggggaatgcgGATACAGAGCCACTCGaaagtctcacttatccgaacatatgagaacccatactggtgaaaaaccctacaagtgtgaccagtgtgattactCCGCCGCGCAGAAATGCaatttggacagccatctagccaaacacactggagaaaaacccttcatgtgtggggagtgcgggtacaggacagttaACAAGAGTCACATGTCcagacacatgagaacccatactggtgaaaaaccgtacaagtgtgaccagtgtgactactctgccGCAGAGAAATCCACATTGGACAACCATCTAGCCaaacatactggagagaaaccctacatatgtggggaATGTAAGTACAGAACAACTaaaaagtctcacttatcccaacatatgaaaacccacacaggagaaaagccctacaagtgtgaccagtgtgactattctgctgcaaagaAATCCACCTTAAACAGCCATCTAGACAAACACACCGGAGAAAaccccttcatgtgtggggagtgtgggtacagagcaACTCAGAGGTCTCActtatccgaacatatgagaacccatactggcgtaaaaccctacaagtgtgaccagtgtgattattctgctgctcagaaatccaatttggaccgacatctagccaagCACGCTGGTGGGAACCcaacatgtgtgaggagtgtgggtacagaacagCTCACAAGCTTCTCTTATCCCGACATATAA
- the LOC136427395 gene encoding zinc finger protein 845-like — translation MRTHTGEKPFNCDECNYSASHKSTTLYQHVAKHTGEKPYKRDKCDYSTAFRSTLNRHLAKHTGEKPYKRDKCDYSTAFRSTLNRHLAKHTGEKPYKRDKCDYSTAFRSTLNRHLAKHTGEKPYKRDKCDYSTAFRSTLNRHLAKHTGEKPYKRDKCDYSTAFTSTLNRHLAKHTGEKPYKRDMCDYSTAFRSTLNRHLAKHTGEKPYKSDMCDYSTAFRSTLNTGEKPYMCGERENRTVHKEYGYRTANKSHISRHMRTHTGEKPYKCDQCDYSAALKYHLDRHLARHTGDKPFMCGECGYRSADKGSLSRHMRTHTGEKPFKCDQCDYSAAEKSKLDRYLAKHTGETPYMCGECGYRTAHKFHLSRHMRTHTGERPYKCDQCDFSTAGKSKLDHHLAVHAGEKPYMCGECGHRAAQKRDLSRHMRTHTGERPYKCDQCDYSAAQKYTLKKHLAKHTSGEKPYMCSECGCDKCGYSAEENAYLDRHLAKHSCEKPYMCDECGYSVTQKSH, via the exons atgaggactcacactggtgaaaaacccttcaactgtGACGAGTGTAATTATTCTGCTTCACATAAATCTACCACTTTGTACCAACAtgtagccaaacacaccggtgagaaaccctacaagcgtgacaagtgtgactattctacagcattcAGATCCACCTTGAACCGACatttagccaaacacaccggtgagaaaccctacaagcgtgacaagtgtgactattctacagcattcAGATCCACTTTGAACCGACatttagccaaacacactggtgagaaaccctacaagcgtgacaagtgtgactattctacagcattcAGATCCACTTTGAACCGACatttagccaaacacaccggtgagaaaccctacaagcgtgacaagtgtgactattctacagcattcAGATCCACTTTGAACCGACatttagccaaacacactggtgagaaaccctacaagcgtgacaagtgtgactattctacagcattcACATCCACTTTGaaccgacatctagccaaacacaccggtgagaaaccctacaagcgtgacatgtgtgactattctacagcattcAGATCCACTTTGAACCGACatttagccaaacacaccggtgagaaaccctacaagagTGAcatgtgtgactattctacagcattcagatccactttgaacaccggtgagaaaccctacatgtgtggggagcgTGAGAACAGGACAGTTCACAAG GAGtacgggtacaggacagctaacaAGAGTCACATATCCaggcatatgagaacccatactggtgaaaaaccctacaagtgtgaccagtgtgactattctgctgcactgaaaTATCATTTGGAtcgacatctagccagacacaCCGGTGACAAACCCTTtatgtgtggcgagtgcggaTACAGGTCAGCTGACAAGGGtagcctatccagacatatgagaacccatacaggtgaaaaacccttcaagtgtgaccagtgtgattattctgctgcagagaaaTCCAAATTGGACCgatatctagccaaacacaccggtgagacaccctacatgtgtggggaatgtggGTACAGAACAGCTCACAAGTTTcacttatcccgacatatgagaacccatactggtgaaagaccctacaagtgtgaccagtgtgattttTCTACTGCAGGGAAGTCCAAATTGGACCATCATCTAGCCGTACacgctggtgagaaaccctacatgtgtggcgagtgcgggcACAGGGCAGCTCAAAAGCGTgacttatccagacatatgagaactcataccggCGAAAggccgtacaagtgtgaccagtgtgactattctgctgcacagaaatacacCTTGAAGAAACATTTGGCAAAACACAcgtctggagaaaaaccctacatgtgtagtgagtgcgg GTGTGACAAGTGTGGTTATTCTGCTGAAGAAAATGCCTatttggaccgacatctagcaaaacactcatgtgagaaaccctacatgtgtgacgaGTGCGGGTACAGTGTAACTCAAAAGTCTCACTGA
- the LOC136427405 gene encoding zinc finger protein 135-like → MAEAGDGSLTAVAKNFCDGSPTGVSSGRDASNVEYKPTGTKTSLDDQPEAHTDERPFMCGECGYRTISKSKLSIHLRIHTGEKPYKCDLCDYSAAQKSTLDSHLVRHTDEETYMCGKCGYRATKISDLSKHMRTHTGERPYKCDQCDYSAAQKSALNRHLAQHTGEKPYMCGECDYRCICKSQLSRHMRTHTGEKPYMCWECGYRTIEQCHLTEHMRTHTGEKPYKCDLCDYSAALKSTLDRHLAKHTGEKPYMCGECEYKTAKKSHLSRHIKTHTGEKPYKCDLCDYSAAQKSTLDSHLAIHTGEKPYMCGKCGYRATRISDLSKHMRTHTGEKPYKCDQCDYSAAQKGHLNRHLAIHTGKNS, encoded by the coding sequence ATGGCAGAGGCAGGTGATGGGTCTCTTACTGCTGTTGCCAAGAACTTCtgtgatgggtctcctactggGGTTTCATCGGGAAGAGATGCAAGCAATGTTGAATACAAGCCGACAGGAACCAAAACCAGTTTGGACGATCAGCCAGAAGCACATACTGATGAGAgacccttcatgtgtggagagtgcgggtacaggactatCAGCAAGTCCAAGTTGTCCATACATTTGAGAatccatacaggtgaaaaaccctacaagtgtgacctgtgtgactattctgctgcacagaaatctacCTTAGACAGCCATCTAGTCAGGCACACCGATGAGGAAACCTACATGTGTGGAAAGTGTGGCTACAGGGCAACTAAAATTTCTGACTTATcgaaacatatgagaactcatacaggtgaaagaccctacaagtgtgaccagtgtgattattctgctgcacagaaatcagcCTTGAACAGGCATCTAGCccaacacaccggtgagaaaccctacatgtgtggagagtgtgacTACCGGTGCATCTGCAAGTCTCAgttgtccagacatatgagaacccatacaggtgaaaaaccctacatgtgttgggagtgcgggtacagaacaATCGAACAGTGCCACTTGActgaacatatgagaactcacacaggggaaaaaccctacaagtgtgacctgtgcgactattctgctgcactaaAATCCACCTTGGACCGACATCTGGCAAAACAcactggggaaaaaccctacatgtgtggggaatgcgagtacaagacagctaaaaagTCTCACCTATCGAGACATATTaaaacccatacaggtgaaaaaccatacaaatgtgacctgtgcgactattctgctgcacagaaatccacattggacagccatctagccatacacaccggtgagaaaccctacatgtgtgggaaGTGTGGTTACAGGGCAACTAGAATTTCTGACTTATcgaaacatatgagaactcatacaggagaaaaaccctacaagtgtgaccagtgtgattattctgctgcacagaaaggtcaTTTAAACCGACATCTAGCAATACACACTGGTAAAAATTCCTGA